In candidate division TA06 bacterium, one DNA window encodes the following:
- a CDS encoding T9SS type A sorting domain-containing protein — translation MKWTGKLILLLVVMAAAVAFLSMRTAQGTDDSSDGPLYQNTLNQAFTEMRTVRNVPESNEHGEDLQDLLLGRKPEPTKKPRNTKCPPDDTRCPVKGTKCPKKRKFTKCEVTHNKDAPTKCFDESNYTKCRAKTYYPEDPTKCTFPWWTTCKVTHDLGSSGRTRCFAPKTVCLAKRWCWPVPHDLGVTMIDPPGPTGCNPYVPTVHVKNFGLEPASFFDVFIMIMTSGDQETKTIEDTLGPGETMSVEFSPIPLPEGDHEICATTIWTPDQNPDNDEMCAPFHCGTMDGPALSSRTRIEARALALFQSYPNPFSDRTSISFMIPAATHVTLRIYDVTGSVVTTLVDGEKATGLYTLTWDATDLNNGVYFYRMVADGRVFTGKTMLIR, via the coding sequence ATGAAATGGACAGGTAAGCTAATACTACTCCTCGTGGTTATGGCTGCCGCAGTCGCTTTCCTCTCCATGAGAACCGCTCAAGGAACTGATGATTCCAGTGACGGTCCGCTCTATCAAAACACACTAAATCAGGCCTTCACTGAAATGCGTACTGTTCGCAACGTGCCTGAGAGCAACGAGCATGGCGAAGACCTTCAAGACCTTCTCCTGGGAAGGAAGCCAGAGCCAACAAAGAAACCACGTAACACCAAATGTCCTCCGGATGATACGCGCTGCCCCGTTAAGGGCACCAAGTGCCCGAAGAAGCGTAAGTTTACGAAGTGCGAAGTCACCCACAACAAAGATGCCCCTACCAAGTGCTTCGATGAGAGCAATTACACAAAGTGTAGGGCAAAAACCTACTATCCTGAAGACCCTACTAAATGCACCTTTCCTTGGTGGACGACGTGTAAGGTGACCCACGACTTAGGTAGTTCTGGTCGTACAAGGTGCTTCGCTCCCAAGACCGTGTGCCTCGCAAAACGCTGGTGTTGGCCTGTACCACATGACCTGGGTGTCACGATGATAGATCCCCCTGGTCCGACTGGATGCAATCCATACGTCCCCACCGTCCATGTGAAGAACTTCGGACTGGAACCGGCATCGTTCTTCGATGTCTTTATCATGATAATGACATCAGGGGACCAGGAGACAAAGACCATCGAGGACACTCTTGGGCCAGGGGAAACAATGTCCGTAGAATTCTCGCCTATCCCTCTTCCCGAAGGCGACCACGAGATCTGTGCGACGACGATCTGGACACCGGATCAGAACCCTGACAACGACGAGATGTGTGCACCTTTCCACTGTGGGACGATGGATGGCCCCGCGCTTTCTTCACGCACAAGGATTGAGGCGAGGGCGCTTGCTCTGTTCCAGAGCTATCCCAACCCGTTCTCGGACAGAACAAGTATAAGCTTCATGATTCCTGCTGCGACTCACGTAACTCTCAGAATCTACGATGTGACGGGAAGCGTGGTAACGACACTGGTCGATGGAGAAAAGGCAACCGGCCTTTACACTCTAACCTGGGACGCGACAGATTTAAACAACGGCGTGTACTTCTACAGGATGGTTGCCGACGGAAGAGTCTTTACGGGGAAGACGATGCTAATAAGGTAG